The genomic stretch attggcatttggcagacgctcttatccagagcgacgtacaacaaagtgcatacccataaccagggataagttcgctgaaagaccctagagggaagtacaatatTTATGCCAACAGTCCAGGCTAGtgacagtggtgtaatggtggggGGAATGTTTTATTGGCACACTTCGAGCTGTCAATACAAATCAATctttgcttgaatgccacagcttatttgagtattgttgctgaccatgtgcatccttTCATGGcaacaatgtacccatcttctaatggctacttccagcatgataatgcaccatgtcacaaagcaaagtTCTTCTCAATCTGGTATCATggacatgacaatgagttcagtgttcttcagtggccttcccagtcaccggatctgaagcCAATAGAGCACATTTGGGATGTGGTAAAacgggagatttgcagcatgaatgtgcagctgacacatctgcagaaattgcatgatgcaatcatgtcaacatggaacagaatctcaacggaatgttttcaacacctTGTGGAATcaatgccacaaagaattgaggctgttttgagagcaaatggAGGCCCTACCCAATAttagtattcctaataaagtgctcagtgagtgtatatacaaagTGGATCCGCAATCAACTTCTCagatttgtatatttttgtaagGTCTCAATTTCATGTAAAACTAGTTTCTCCAATTAGAGCATAACAGGGTAAACTACAGTATATCATTGCATGGACCTGTGATTTATACAGCTTTAAATAAAGGGGAAAATGACTTTGAATAATGGGGGGAAAGATTTAAAAGTCATAAAATAACTTTTCAGAGAAAGCAATGCTGAAATATGTCTGAATGAGAAATGAGCATGGGGTTCAGGTTGGGGTGAGACATGCACATCCAGGTATTTGTTTTGACAATCATATCTTTTCAAGTGGCAGTATTCGTCATTAAGTGTAATgccttttctgtgtttgtgaaaaacAAAGCAATCCATCACTTCTAGAAGATATCTTCTCCACTAAATTATAAATCAGTCAAGCAAAAAAAGAGTTTACtgatttcaaattattttggaGGAAAGCATACAATGTCATATGTGGAGGAGACACAGCACACTGGTTTTAGTGTTATTCTTCATTGAATGAAAAAACCTTTAAAGCTGGTCAGTATTTAATCATGTATTAGCTTGATGAGTAACTGGTAATACCAGTATCTGGGTAGTAGGTGACACAGTAAGGCAAAAAAGGCAGGCATTAATTCATATAGtctgtacagaaatgtttcagaaaatatattgtATCTAGATGAATAAGCAATGAACCTCCCTCCTCTAGCAAAACATGTGAGAATAGCTAGCTGTTCCTGTCTCTTCAAAAGCAGGCCAGCATTGCCAGTAGGTATTGCCTTCTGCGAATGGGGTATCGAGTGCCAAAAATAGGAGAAACAGTGATATAATCTTATTTTCACTTTAGGTCCCATGCCTCCACCACTGTATTCTGACACAAACAATACTATTTTTCTGAAGCAACACGTTGAGAACACAATGTTGAACTTTCCAGGGATATTTGTATGATGTGGCTAGTGGTTACGACCACATGGTGTTGTGATGCATCAAGTCTAGTGCAGTCCAGCTATTGTGAGCCTCTGCATGCATGTCTGCTTGCAATCAATTGTTTCCAGCTGCTGCCGCAGGCTAACCCCAACTTGGGGCAAGGAAGCCAAGTGTGTAAGTCTCCCTCACCAAGACTCCTATTGTGCCTCCTCATGGCAGTTCACGTTAACTGGCGTCTTGCAATACCGAGCCAAGCAAGTAGGGAATCGTGGATCAGCAGTGGGCCCGAAAGGTGAGACATGCTTTGACAAACAGGTCTACACAGCCACATGAGGCGGCATGAGCACAACAAGAGTTGTAAACCCATATACCCCTGGGAGATATGAAGTCATCATCGATAAAGATGGACTGCCCTAACAATTTGTATGCTGGTGTTGTTGGTTGTCACATTTTTAAGTAGTTAGTTATGTTATTTCCTTAGCATGAATATGTACCTCCATTAGCCTATATAAACAATTATTGCTCATAACTCATTTTGCACATGTTATGTGTCAAAGTGCACAATCATGTGATAGCGTTGTGTCCAATAAGGGGTCTATACATCACAATGCCGACGGAACAGGAAATACACCGGTGCAGTAACAGGCGAGTTGCTTTCCTCTCCGAAAACAGCGCTGGTTGGAACAGGCGAATCTACACACTCATTTGACCTATCATTGCGATTCCGCgctataaattatttaaaaaaccaaCCAACTGTTTACCGGATGTGCATGCAGTATGAAATTCAGCTGAAAAAGCCGCAGCCCCAGGAAGTACGTTGCAGCAGTATCAGACAGCAGGTAAGTGGTCGGTGAATTGTCTTTCCCCCACCATTGTACAGTTAGGCTATGTTAACATGTTTAACAGCTTGACGTATTAGCATAGAAGAACTGCATGACTGGGTGGCCACTGATTAGCCATTTGTGTTGCCTATCTGATTCGGAACCAGGCATTGATAGCTAGCTAATCTATGCATGTGTAATCATATTGCAGTCATCCATTGATAGCATTAGGTTTTATGGGTTATTAGCTATATTTAAAAGCATCACAATGtgtccaaatatttttttattgaaaatagcCCATCGGCAGTAAATTAACAGATGGCGTGAAGTGAAAATTTAATTGAGCCAAATCCCGTTAGCCTACTGTTTAATTTTCGGTACAATGTCAATCACGGATGATTATGGCTCACTCGCTATTGCCAAAGTCCGTAAGCCAAAGGAAGGGTTATTCTCCAAAAGCGCAACGTTTTTAATGCTAGCTATGTCCTAGTTAGAAAACATCATTCTGCGAGTTAGCCGGTTTGGCTCAGCTACTGAAGCACATCTGTCAGCACAAAGTTGTCGAAAATGTTCTTCCTGTTTAGGTTCAGCATCATGAGAATAAACGAGGACACGATGTTGGAAGGAAAATATGTGGTATTGGTGCCTTACAATGCAGACCATGTACCCAGGTAAAATCTAATGTGGGATATTGATAACTGGTATTTCTTTAGTTAATATTTAAGTTTCTATTATAGTTTCAGTACTtttatatgtgtctgtgtgttcaccaGGTATCACCAGTGGATGGGCTCTCCTGAACTGCAGAAGCTCACTGCTTCAGAGCCACTTACCCTGGAACAGGAGTATGACATGCAGAGGAGCTGGAGAGAGGATGATGATAGTGAGGCATTTTTTGCTTGCTGGCAGTACCATACATTATGCGTACTGACAAATATTCCATACCCATCCAGACCCTTAAGTTAAGTCTGTGTGTAGCATTACAGCATGCAGTTGTGATAACACTAGATCTTCACAAAAATAGGTGTATTCAGCTGAGAATGTTTTGTAATTTGGTATTCATTAACTTTTTCCTAAGAATGCACCTTCATTATCCTGGACAAGCAGCTTTGGGCAGACCCCGCGGTACAGGAGCAGGAGTGCATGGTGGGAGATATCAATATCTTCCTCACAGATCCCAGTGATCCCTCCCTTGCAGAGTTGGAGATCATGATTGCAGGTAATATGGCcatcagttgtacagtactttggataaaggcgctgtataaatgcggaccatttacaatttacatcCTGCCCAATGAAAACTAAGCAGTTGTGGGCTTGGTTACTCTGTTATTGAATGGTAGTATTAAGAGTTGTTGCAGTAGTGATGTTATTGAGCCAGTTGGGGGCTTCTCTCATAAATTTAAATAAACCCAAGTACCCCTGTATAGTGGTGGAAGGTCCGTTTCCCATCTTTTCTGTAAAGTCCTTTGAGATCCTGAGATATAAATGCAAtccattattattgttgttataaGGTATACATCTTTAGAAAAGGTTCTGCTGAATCACGATTGCATCAAATATTTGTCCGTTTCTCTTGTGTAgtgtttcagttttaatttgtcatCACCACACATACCACTGATGACTCTTTGAGGAGAAAACCAtatcctttttttctgttttagaaCCCAACTACAGAGGCAAGGGGATTGGAAAAGAGGTTATACGAATGATGATCTGCTATGGTATGTTGCCACAATGCTATttcattttaccattttaaaatgagttcaGATTAGTTTCAGATTAAGAAGGTTGCATCTTCTGTCTTCCCAGGAGTCATCAAACTTGGAGTCAGAAAATTTGAAGCCAAGATTGGGCTTGACAACAAAATCAGCATTGCCTTGTTCAAGAAGTTTAAATTTCAAGAggtaaaataaactaaaaaaacgTTCTATTCATGTGCATAATTATGGTGAGATGGCCTATTTTATAAGCATAATCCTTTAGGACATTTCTAATGAACAGAatcaaaactattttttaacATATTTATCTAATCTAGAGCCTATTTCACCCTGTCAAAAATGTGAATCCTTTATGGAAACTCCACTATTTTCATTTATCAATTGTAACTATATACCAGATGAATGATGTTGTTTAGActttatttgtaatataaaatgCTAGATACATCAGATCACTGTATAAAGCACTTTGTACATTGCAGCAGTCGGTCAGTGACGTGTTTCAAGAGATGACACTGGAGCTGAATGTAGATGAAGAACTGCAAAAGTGGCTTCTGGGTGACATGAGCTTCATGCAGGAGAGGGAGTACCAGAAGATTCGGGACAGCAGGCAAAAAGCAAGCCCTCCCTTGACTCAGTAAGCTCCAACTGTGACAGCAAGTTCTCCTTAAACCAGGAACCTTTATCTAGTTGTCAGTTTATCAGCCACCGGgggaaatgttttgtgttactTTGTATACATGCACTCAACCAGACACATCATTCTGCTAAGATCATGGTGGCAATGACAGGCTGTTTAAGGAGTGGGGTTACTTTGAAATATTTAGATTTTAGTCTGTTAAACCAAATTCTACATGATCCTCCTCAAGCAGTGGTACAGCCTCACTCCCTAGGGAGAATGGAGCTCCAAGCTCAGGCCCTTCACATGAAGTAGTGATGAATGCGAGTTGTGGAGAAGGACATTTATCGATGGGCCTTCTgaaccattttttaaaagcatttgtaTTGCATTGTTTAACATGTTTTGTTTAGAAAGATCTTCCTGGAGCACATTCTGTTGTTCCGTCTGTAATATGTACTATACACAATGGGCCTCATCAACATTTTAGTAAAACCGttcaaatgtgtgtgtaataagaAACAAACTAACATGTAGACATGCAGTTATAAATACCAATCATAAATAAAAAGCGCATTCACAGGAgttgtgattagcataaattgacattCCTAAAGTATATAATGATCTTGGAATTCCATTGCTGGCAATTTTATGAGATGACCAAGAAAAGACAAGAAACTTCTCTGAAGAAAAGATTGAAGTGCCGTTAATGGACTTGAAAAAACATATTCAGTAGTGTAAGCAGTGGAGTGTCAGGGCCAGGGAAGACTAAGGCCTCCAAGAAATACAGTAGCTGGTATTGTAAAGTCTGTGTCTCCAGTTTTTGCATTAATCCAATTGtgatttttatataatttcaacaattataatattcaattgttttattatttattcaaataatttgctactttttaaaaatccaaataaaagatgaatggaataataaaagcacaaacatacctttttttttttacacacacacacacacacacacacacaatatgaacAGTTTAGAGCACTTGTGAAATCGGTTCGGATTCTACAAACAAACTGACACGAAAACGTTGATATCCCACTTCTCTttttgttgcataaatgcatttaaagttTTAATGATTGGCTATCAAATTCATTCAGCTCAagattgataaatgaggcccattatgTATAAAGAGTTAGAAGCTTCAAATGCAGAACTGAAGCATCACATGGGCTTCAACCTTGTCTAAAATTTCAAATTTGTCTTTCTTCCCTCAATAATAAACAAGccatgtttcatttcaaagtcTTATCAGAAAAATCTATTCTTTGGTGAAATGCAATGACAAAGCAATTGTAAAACGTGGACTTACTCTCATATTCCACATTATCACATACTGCACATCCTGTAGGCCTACGTTGTCTACCCCAAACATAGAAGGTTAAGAAGATAGTTAGGAACCTGAAATTACACAACGTGAactgcaaatgtattttttgcattttatactATAATTATCAGAACCAGCCGTCAGAGTGTAGTTTACTTTTCAAACCAACCAATGGAGCCTTTAGTTGATTTTCTTCTTGACCAAAAAGAATGGACAAATTGGACACTCACAAAAATGACAACTCTTCCTTCAGCCGAGATATTTATTGATGCCAATTATCCTCAAAGACTTACAGAGAGAAGTATTACAGCGAGCATCCTGACGTATACCATTTCTTCCAGTTGACTTTAGGGAGACACTGCTGAACAGTAGTGTAACTCAACCCAAGACCAGCCTACTTTTCAAGATCCCATACTTGCAGGTACTGGGTGTAGATGTCCACACCAAATGAGATGCATAGCTCAAGATCCTCTGTCCTCATTACAAAAAGCATGCCAGGAAGACAAAACTATAATTCTTATATGCCCTCAGCTTACGCTGCGTGTGTTCTGGACAGAATATTATATCAGCACACTGAACACCACACCCTCAGGCAGTGTTCTGGAAGGCAGTACTCTCTGCAGTAGTGgaagacacagacatacattcaTGTTGCCTTTTGCTCGAGTTTCACAGATAGACGTTCGGTGGCACTTTCAGGAATCAGATTCTCCATATTAAACATGGCATTAATGTACTTAAACTGCAAACATGCATTaagatgttgaaaaatgtttgaaacaaagCACATTTATCTGAGGTTTCACTGCATTtccacatacatactgtatatggtacATCGCTCATATGAACATACACAATACATCAAAGGTTACGCGTAAGGCTACAAGGCAATGACAACAATAACCCTTAGAACAAGTTGTGCAGTGCAGAAATAAGCGTAACCTGTTCCACTCAACAGGTCAACAAGTTTAAGACGATACAACGGCAGGATTAATTGACAAACTGCCTTGAAATAATTTGCTGGTCATctttttaagcttttaattaaaaacaaaacgaaggggAAAAATCAATTCCATAGGAATTTTAGGTGCATGGCCACCCTTTAGCTTCCACTGCAAGCCAAGGCCCTGGGAGATATGGAGGGTTGGGAATGGGATCTCAGGGCTGCTGCTCAGAGAGTTTCTGCAGAATCATCCTTACCACCTCTTGGCCCTGTGCCCAAGTCAGTGccctctcaaacagcacattGAGGGGCGTGCAGGCCTCTTCCCTCCGCAGGTCAGTCAGCTGACATATTGCCACAGCGGCAGACAcacccagcagcagcagcagcagcagcttcaGCAGCACAGCCAGGAGGGAGCGTTTGGTCTTGGGGACGGCCTTCTCCACCACGGTGTGAGCTGGACAGACAGAAGGGAGATCCAAATATATGCCGGCCTCCTCCAAGTGTGCATGTAAAACTCTGATGTATGCGTCTCTCCATACATTCagtaccactttattaggtatttattactttttctcttaacttattggtcttctgctgctgtagcactACTAGGTTCAACATGTTCAAAAGTAGGTGTacctactacacacacacacacacacacacagaaaatgcatacacacacctgacagAGACCTACTCTGGAACTCACCCTGCTCTGGTTCAGCAGATTTCTCCTCCTTCActttctgttcctggagagcacGAGCGGCTCTCTGAGCATCAtactctctcctctttctctccttctcctccgcttTCTCTCGTTTACgtgcttctctttctcttgcctCCTTTGCCCTCTGCtgtgcttcttttttcttttcttgttctGAAGGGAAGAAAAGGGAAGGAATCAGATGAATACAAATAAGGTATAACACTTaagactttttttaaaattattatttaattacatttccttTCAACAGCTGTGACAGGTTTATATGTGAATAGTCGCCAGAATTAGCACACCAACCTCTTTCCTTAAGAAGACGGCGCTCTCGCTCTTTGTCCACTTCTACCTGTAGGACCTTCATGTGCTGGAGAACCTACAAA from Conger conger chromosome 2, fConCon1.1, whole genome shotgun sequence encodes the following:
- the nat9 gene encoding N-acetyltransferase 9, coding for MRINEDTMLEGKYVVLVPYNADHVPRYHQWMGSPELQKLTASEPLTLEQEYDMQRSWREDDDKCTFIILDKQLWADPAVQEQECMVGDINIFLTDPSDPSLAELEIMIAEPNYRGKGIGKEVIRMMICYGVIKLGVRKFEAKIGLDNKISIALFKKFKFQEQSVSDVFQEMTLELNVDEELQKWLLGDMSFMQEREYQKIRDSRQKASPPLTQ
- the lrrc59 gene encoding leucine-rich repeat-containing protein 59 isoform X1; its protein translation is MQDRMNKGKVVNLRDKISDNEMDLSLCNLTDVPVKELAAFPKATRLDLSCNNLTTLPPEFGSLGHLVKLDLSKNQLVSLPVELGRLVSLQHLDLYNNKLTSLPTSMSQLRNLKWLDLKDNPLEPTLAKVAGDCLDEKQCKQCAFRVLQHMKVLQVEVDKERERRLLKEREQEKKKEAQQRAKEAREREARKREKAEEKERKRREYDAQRAARALQEQKVKEEKSAEPEQAHTVVEKAVPKTKRSLLAVLLKLLLLLLLGVSAAVAICQLTDLRREEACTPLNVLFERALTWAQGQEVVRMILQKLSEQQP
- the lrrc59 gene encoding leucine-rich repeat-containing protein 59 isoform X2; the protein is MDRMNKGKVVNLRDKISDNEMDLSLCNLTDVPVKELAAFPKATRLDLSCNNLTTLPPEFGSLGHLVKLDLSKNQLVSLPVELGRLVSLQHLDLYNNKLTSLPTSMSQLRNLKWLDLKDNPLEPTLAKVAGDCLDEKQCKQCAFRVLQHMKVLQVEVDKERERRLLKEREQEKKKEAQQRAKEAREREARKREKAEEKERKRREYDAQRAARALQEQKVKEEKSAEPEQAHTVVEKAVPKTKRSLLAVLLKLLLLLLLGVSAAVAICQLTDLRREEACTPLNVLFERALTWAQGQEVVRMILQKLSEQQP